The Falco biarmicus isolate bFalBia1 chromosome 20, bFalBia1.pri, whole genome shotgun sequence genome window below encodes:
- the PTS gene encoding 6-pyruvoyl tetrahydrobiopterin synthase, which translates to MAPPAARLARLSRSVCFSACHRLHSKSLSDEENLKLFGKCNNPNGHGHNYKVIVTVRGEIDPVSGMVMNLTDLKEYMQEAIMEPLDHKNLDKDVPYFAEVVSTTENVAVFIWENLKKLLPVGTLYKVKVYETDQNIVIYKGEETISEK; encoded by the exons ATGGCCCCGCCGGCAGCGCGGCTGGCGCGGCTCTCCCGCAGCGTCTGCTTCAGCGCCTGCCACCGGCTGCACAG TAAATCGCTGAGTGATGAAGAAAACCTGAAGCTGTTTGGGAAATGCAACAATCCAAACGGCCATGGGCACAACTATAAAG ttatagTCACTGTGCGTGGAGAG ATCGACCCAGTTTCTGGAATGGTTATGAACCTGACGGACCTGAAGGAGTATATGCAG gaggCGATCATGGAACCGCTTGACCACAAAAACCTGGATAAGGATGTGCCATACTTTGCTGAGGTTgtgag CACCACAGAGAACGTTGCAGTATTCATCTGGGAAAACCTCAAGAAGCTCCTGCCCGTGGGAACCCTTTATAAAGTCAAAGTGTATGAAACGGACCAGAACATTGTCATTtataaaggagaagaaacaatCTCTGAGAAGTGA